The sequence ATGCAAATGTTGTAAATGACTCTGTGGATCATGTAAAAGAAGAATTCACTGAATATCGAGTCTATCCCAGACTGCAAAAAGCTGATAACTATATTGCCGAAGGGAAGATCAAAGAAGCAAAAGAACTTCTTCTGAAAGTTTTAGAGATCGACCCAAAGAATGCTAAAGCAGGCAGTCGAGTTGTTGGACTCTGTATGCAGGATAAAGACTTTGAATGTGCCGAAAAGTATGTAGGATTTATAGAGTCCCCTACGTATGTCAAATATTATCAAGGATATATCTCTTTTCAATTAAAAGAGTATGACAAAGCACTCAAAGCGGCTGCCTCTATAGAAGACCCTACAGCTCTGAAAAAAAGTGAACAGGAACTTAACAATCATATCATTCTAAGATCAGCCATTATGTCGGAAAATAAAGAAGCGGCCCATACCTATCTGAAAAAAATATTCCATCCAAAATATAACGCTTCATCTTGTCCCTCTGAATCTTTAGAAATTATCTATTTACTCTTTACGCATAAACTCTTCGATGAAGCATTTGTAGAAACCCGTTTCTACTTAGACCATTGCAAGTCACAGAAGATCCCGGATGAAAAACTTGCTATTTGGTCGGACCTTTTGAGAAAAGAGAACCGGTTTGATCAGGAAGCACGCATCATTGCATATATGGAAGATGTTGATTTGAAAAATGAACATACTTTATCAATGTATCTCAAAAGCGGTGATGAAACAAAAGCCATCGAAACAATGGAAACAATCTATCAGGCGGATCCTTCTGATAAGAATAAAGTACGCCTGTTATATCTTTATGAAAATGCCAAAATGCAAGATAAGATCATTACGCTTTATGGCGAAGTATACGAACTTAAGAAGAATCCAGAAGATCTAAAAAAAGTGCTTTATCTCAACAAGGAGCCTATGCAGCAGTATCAATTACTAGAAAAATACTATCCATATGCGGGACTTACTGATGAAGAAAAATTTAACTTTTCAGTCTCACTGATCAAGTTTTATAAAGAAGAGAAGAAGGTCACCCAAATACTCTCTATCGTTGATGATCTTACACACCTTGAAACATTGACAAACAAACAAAAACTCTATTTGAGCCATCAGTATAGTGAAAATCATCAAGACCAGAAAGCGATAGCACTCATGAAAGCACTCTATCAAAGTGACCCACGTCCTCAATACAAAGAAAGGCTAGAGTACCTACGTAACAGAAACATCATTCCGAAGAAACCACAACCTAAAATAGTGCAAAAAAAACCACAAGTCAAACCAAAACCTACACGTGAAGATAAATTAAGGTCTGAGACACAGATGGCGTATGACCTCATCCATCAAAAGAAATATGATGAAGCGGTCATCCATCTGAACAACGTACTCAAATATGAACCGAACAACCCGGTAAGATATGAACAGCTCGGACAAGCGTACTATGCACAGGAAAAGTATGCACCTGCTGCAAAAGCTTTTGGCAAGGCAGCTTCTCTTTCTCCGAAATCAGGCTATTATGAATCATTGGGCTACTGCTATATAAAGTTAAAAAAGAAGAAAAACGCTATAGAAAACTTTAAAAAAAGTATTGATATTGTGAAGAAGGAAGAGCCTGAAAACATTGACAAGCTCTATCAGTTAAAATACAGTGTAGCTGAGCTGGACCGAAAATTTTTTGGGTACTTGACCTATGGTATGCGGCTTGATTCCTATAATAATACCAGGGGAATATCTCCTATACTTTCTGCCAACTATGGCGGATTTTCTGCATTAGAGCTTCATTATAAACCAGAAATTTTTAATGACTATGCTACCGTCTATGCAAAAGTCTTGGCAGGAGTACGAGATCAAAGTTTGGCAATCAGGTCAGAAACATGGCAACCATCCATAGGCGTACGTTTCCAACCATTGGAAGATGAAAGGCTCTACTTCTTCATAGAAAAATTCTTCAAAGGCGGTGATGAGAGTCGTGACGATACGATGCTTAGAGCATCATGGGAACACTTTGACGGATATGACTTTTACCCTACTAAAACAGAGTATCCATGGAAACACCTGTATATGGACAGTGTCTACTATCTGGATAACGGCACCTACAGTCTTTATGCAAACTATGAGCATGGATATGTATGGAAAAGCGGATATCAGGATGCATGGATGCCTTACCTTTGTACTTCTGCAGGATACACTAACGATAACGGTCCCAAAGAGGCTCTCAAAAGGTTTGATGTAGGTGCAGGGATCTCCTACCTATTCTGGCGTAATGAACGTGAATATAAATCCCATCAATATACCGGAAGAACCAGACTGGAATACCGTCATCAATATGCCGGAGATCCGGAAGATGACCATGCACTAAGACTTATGCTTGAGTTTTTCTTTTAAACGGAGTACACTGTATCTATTAAGTATTGAAAAAGAAGGAGGTTATCACAATGAAAAGATTGATTAAATTTGGTACACTCTTGATGTTTGTACTGTTTTTTGTTTCCTGTGGGGGAGGTGGAGGTGGTGGCACTCCCACAACTCCTTCCACTGACCCTGACCCTATCGCTCTTCCTCTACCTAGCAATAACCCTCCTGAGCAAAACGTCCTGATATTGTATGATACTGCAGGTCCTTATGGAGTACAGGGAAAAACTAATGCAATCTTGCTTGAAAACCTCTTGGGACATTTTGATCTCAACATTACCTCAAAACCAGCTGACCAATATATCGCCAATGAAATGGTTGATGAAAATATTACAACAGTTTTCTATCTTGGCACAACCTTTGATGTATTAGGTTACCATGCTAACGGTTCAAACGAATACAATAGCTATATGAACTTCTATAAAGATACTGCAACACAGAACAAAACCATTGTATGGATCAACTATAACCTCGATTTATTAGAAACAGAATGGGATGCAAATGTAACCAACTGGGGAGTCGGTACATTTGAGGAGTCGACTGGGTTTACCAGTTTTGGTATAGAAACAAATTATAATCGTGTATGGTATAAAGATACCGAACTATATAAGGGGATCATACCTTTTGCAACACCAGGTGCAGACACAACAAATTGCTACGATGAAGGAAACAATACCTATGCCTGTGCGTTAGAACTCAACACCATTTTCATCTCTGAAAATAATACTCTTGCCTCTATCTATGCTGAAACAAATTCAACATTTGATTTAGCTGTATCAACAGAACCTTATATCACGCAAGGTGGAAATTTCTGGTTTATCGGGGATATACCTTTTTCCTACATGTCTGAGGAGGATAGATATCTCGCATTTGCAGATCTCTTGCATGATATGCTTGGCATAGACCACATTGAATCCCACAAGGCGATCATGAGACTTGAGGATGTCAATTCAAAAACAGAGTTATCAGATCTAATAGCCATAGCGGACTATATGCAAAGTCAGAACACCCCTTTTAATGTTGCCACCATTCCTCAATATGAAGATCCTTTTGGGGTCTATAACAATAATCTTACTACTACCATTAAACTATATGAATCACCAATAGGTGAAAAACTTAAAGAGTATTACTTTGACAGACGTATAGACATTGTACAGCATGGATTTACACACCAGCTGTATGATTACATCAATCCATATAATGGTGTTACGGCTGAAGATTTTGAATTCATGATCGTAACAGATGTTAACAATGATGGAAATTATACCTATGAAGGGCCTTCAGAAAATGATGATGGCCTATGGGCAAAGCAGAGAATCTTAGATGGTAAAGCGATTTTAGATGCAGTGGGTATCCAGGCTTTTGCATGGGAAGCACCGCACTACATGGCCGGTCCAAACCACTACCGGGCTATCAAAGATATCTACCCGATACAGTATTCAAGACTGATCTACTATCCTGATGAGAGTGATAAATCCAAATTTGTCGGGCAATTCTACCCGTATGTCATTAGAAAAGATACCTATGGATATTATGTCATTCCTGAGAATATCCATAACATAGAAGATACTCCAAATGAAGGATATAGAACGATCACATCGGCGGATATTATACATTTTTCTAAAAAACTGAAAGTCGTACGTGACGGTGTTGCAAGCTTCTATTATCATCCTTATCTTGGAACAGATGAACTTTCAAAGATCATACCGGGATTGCAAAGTGAAGGATATACGTTTGTAAGGGCTACCGAATTGGTAGAGTAACCGGAAAGCAAGAGAAAGACCTATGTTTCGTCTATTTAAACTGCCCACTGTCATTTGTTGTCTGGCTGTTATCCTTCAGACAGGATATGGCAATGAACCATACAAGCAGACTAAAGCCGCATGGATCACGGATGCACTCAACTCACTTTCAAGCGGGAGATACCCCAAGGTCAAAGCCGTTGCATGGTGGCATGAGAACTTTGATGAAACAAGACTAAGGCTCGACTCATCCAAAGAGAGTTTACTAGCCTATCAAGAGGGTATCGCTCCATCCAACTTTATCTCACAGGCACAGATCATTTCCAAAAAACTTCAACTACCCCCACTTGGAGCCATCTATCATGCGGCAAATCCTGACTTTGGCGGCACAGAAGATAACGTGACATCAGAGCGTATCAAACGTTTTGAAGTGCTTGCACAAAAGAAGATCGTTTGGGCATATTTTTCCAATAACTGGTATGATACTATCAAATTTCCTCTTTCAGAAGTCAAAATCATTCATGAAAGCGGAAAGCTACCTTTTATCAGGCTCATGCCCAGAAGTGATTTTAATGAGGGAGGGCCTGATCCTCTTTACACCATGCAAAAGATCATTGATGGGAAATTCGATAAAGCACTGAGTGAGTGGGCCATGGATGCCAAGAAGATCGGAATACCATTACTTGTTGAATTTGGAACAGAAGTCAATGGGGATTGGTTTCCATGGAACGGAAGCTATAACGGGGGAGGTATAAAAGATATTTATGGTGACAAAAACAAAGCAGATGGCCCGGAACGTTTTCGTGATGCCTATAGACATATTATTGATCTTTTCCGTAGTCATGGAGTGGATAATATTACATGGTTTTTTCATGTGAATGCATCAAGCTATCCTGAAGAGCCATGGAATGAGATACGTCAGTATTATCCTGGGGACACCTATATCGACTGGATCGGGATCAGTGTCTATGGTGTACAATCAAAAGGAGAAACGTACTACTCTTTTGTTGAAATAATGGATACCATATATCCTATCATACTAAAGGTATCAGATAAACCCATCGCCATTTTAGAATGGGGGATGACTGAAATCTAAGAGAGGAGAAGGAGTTCAAAGAAAAAAGTATCACATTTTCCCTCAAGGGGAAAATAGCAGTTTATGCTAGGAATTCTGGGGTTGCCAACTCAACCTTTTTACCTTTTTGTTCCATGACCACCACAGTGATCGTATCACCTTCGTTGTATCGTTCTGCAAGGTTATTGACGCGCTCTTTAGCTACTTTTGAAATGTGAAGCAATGCATCAAAGCCATCTGGCATTTCAACAAAAATTCCGAAATCTACGATCTTTTTCACTTTACCCTCATAGCTCTCACCGACCTTATACTCCATCTGCTTTTTCACAGGTGTTGAAGCGATCTCTTCTATGTGGGCTTTTGCATCTGCTACTTTTACTTTGTCTTCACCTGAAATCTTTACACCACCTACATCACGGTCAAGATCAACAGAGACTTCAAACTTCTCAATGATCTCACGGATCGTAGCTCCTGCTTTCCCGATGATATCCACTATCTTGCTTGGATGTACGGTAAAGTGTTCTGTACTAGGAAGTGCTTCACTTGAAACAATGTTTTTTTCTGCCTCTTCCATCAGTCCAAGAATATGTTTTTTACCCTGGCTTGCTTTTTGCAATGCATCTTTCAGTACAGTTAAGTCTATACCGCCGAGTTTTATGTCCATTTGAAGTGCAGTGATACCTTTTGTAGTACCTGCGACTTTAAAATCCATATCCCCGTCATGGTCTTCCAGTCCCATAATATCTGTCAATACAGCATACTTGCCACCTTCACTTACCAGTCCCATGGCAATACCTGCTACAAGTGCTGTAGTATTTACCTCAGCTGCACGCATAGCCAATGCACCACCACATATCGTAGCCATGGAAGAAGAACCATTGCTCTCTAAAATTTCAGATACCAATCGGATACTGCCATCATAATTAAGATCTAAAGAAGGTTCCAGTGCTCTTTTTGCCAGGTTACCATGCCCAAGCTCTCTTCTACCCGGTGCACCGATGAATTTTGCTTCACCCACAGAGTAACCTGGGAAATTGTAATGCACCATAAAGTTTTCTGACTGCACATTTTTATCGGTAATAAGTTCGTACATCTGTGCATCTTTTTTATCACCCAGTGTCACCGTGACAAGCGCCTGGGTCTGACCTCGGGTAAAGAGACATGACCCATGTACAGAGGGTAAAAGATTTGTCTCAATGCTGATAGGTCTTACTTCATCAAGTGCCCTGCCGTCTGCACGAATATTTTTATCTAGGATCATTGCTCGTACAACTGTTTTTTTATAACGCTCCAGTACTTTGGATACAAGTTCTTTATCTGCTTCTATACCGTCCGCTTCTAAAGCTTCCATAATTTTCGTACGTACTTTTTTAAGTTCAGTAGAACGCTCACTCTTTGCCATATGCGAGATCGCTTTTTCTACATCCACCGCATAATTCTTCTCTATCATTGCATAGAGTGATGCATCTACTTTCTCTTCAGCCAATGGCAGGTTCAGAGGTTCTCTTACGATAGGAGTAAAGGCATCTACATAGGCTGTTGTTGCAGTATCTATAGCTTCTGCCGCCATCGCAATCACATCGACCAGTGCTGATTCATCAAACTCATTGGCACTTTGTCCCTCTTCATTTTCAGTGGCGAGTGTACGCATCTCTATCATCACTACATCTTTACCTGAACCAACGACCAAAAGATCCAGTTCACTCTCAGATTGCTGCGTAAGTGTCGGATTGATAATGATATCATCCCCATCTGTACCTACTCTGACCGCAGCAATACTTGTAGTCACTGGAATATCTGAAACATACAGTGCTGCATTTGCCGCATGTAAAGCGGCTACCTGCATATCAACCTCTGAATCTGCACTTACGACCATCACTGTGATCGTTACAGGGTAATGAAACCCTTTAGGGAATAACGGGCGTAGAGAACGGTCAACAATACGTGAAGTCAGTGTTTCAAAGTCCCCGGGCTTTGTCTCTCTCTTGATGAAACCGCCAGGGATCTTGGCTGCAGCATAAGATTTTTCCATATACTGTACCGTTAAAGGAAGAAAATCCTCATCCACTGCTTTTTCATCTACAGCAACGGCTGCTATCAGTACGGCTTTGCCTTGTCGGTACATCACCGCACCACTTGCCTGTTTTGCTATTTTATTAACTTCATACTTTTCTTCGAGACTGTTTGCATTGATCTCTATAATTTGTTCTTTCATTCGTTTCTCTTTCCTTTTAGCTGTTTACTACTTTCACACTATGCTCTTTTGCATGTTTTTTTCATAAAAATATATTTATTCTGCTTCTTTTGTTTTTACTTGTTGATCATGGACCATGGAAGATATCTCTTCAAAATTCAATCGTTCAAAATCTTTGTAATAGTATTCTATCGAAATATAGTCTTGTATCTTATAAGGACAAAATACACCATCACACACCGTAAGCAGATTTTGATAGACACCTTTATCCAAAATAGGTGTGGCGATAAAAATATTTTTAGCCCCTCTTGCGATGACCGACTTGAGTGCGACCATCATGGTAAGTCCTGTCTCTATACACTCATCAGCCAAGATCACATATTTCCCCTTGAGAGAGATCAGATCCTTTCCTTTTCGATATTTATAGACATAAGAGAGGACTTCCTCCTCATACTTCCTGTGGGCTTCACCATAGACATAATCTTCATTGATCTCAAATGCATCGACAAGTGCTTTATGTATCACCACTTCTTCTGTTTCGGAAACCATTGCAATAGCCAGTTCAGGGTTATTGGGTGCCAATATCGGTTCCGCCAGTAAAATATCCATTTGTGCATTGATCGCTTTGGCTATCTTGTCCGCAAAATAAACGCCCCCTTCACTGACACCTATCACTACCGTTTCATTTTTTGAAAATAACTCTATAGGAAGTGTATCAATCAACTGTTTTGAAGCATCTTCTCTATTTTCAAAATACGCATTAGGGTTTGAATCGCTGGGCATAATCTGCTCCTGGGAATTGTTTAGAAATTTCTTCTTCATCAAAAGTATAACGAAACTCTTCTATATACTTCATCAATAATTTATACGCATGGTTTAACTGCTCCATATTTTCAACCTCCCCTCCTAGGTCAGGGTGATTCTTTTTAGCCAAAAAATGGTACTGTTTTTTGATATCCGCTTTGCTGATCAACTTGGGCAGATGTAATATCTCTAGCGCTTTTTCGATCTCATCTTTAGGATTGATATTCATTATTCTGTCCCTACTGTACCAAAAGGAATAAAGTTTAACTGCAAATAAAAAGTAGTATCAAGCGTATAGCCTGTCGGCCTAGGGACGATATCTTGTCGGACGGAAGCCGTAGCATTCCAGCAATCACGATGATAGCTACCCCCAAATCTCCACTGCTTACTTGATGCATCATCCACATCATACGTCAAACCGCCATTGAACTTCACCTGTTCATTGAATGTATATCCAAAATAGAAATAGAGTTCATTTGCATCAATATTACCGGTGATATAAGTCGGCACATCGGGTAATATCTTTTTATAGGTATGCCCCAGACTAAAATGGTAATCTTCTTCATTCAGAGAAACACGACTGGCTGATTCACGTATTCTACCATATTCATGAGAATAGGTCACATCATTATACAGACTCCACTGATTCCAATTGTACCGCATTTCATTGCTCAGATCAGCAAGTTCATAGTTTCTATCGAGGTAATAGGTTTGTGTTAATCTTTGAAAAAACTTTAAGTTCATCATCTCATCATAAAAGTATTGGCTTAGATTAAATGCATAATGTTCTTCAGGCAATCCTACCGTAAACAAAGCTGTTTGGTCCACATCTAGTGCAGACAACGAAGGGGACTTGTATTCATTCCCTGGTCTAATGTACGCTAAAGAGGGTTGCAGTACATGTATAAAACCATCATACTTTTTCGTTAGATCCGTAAAAAGTTTGACTTTATGAATATTACTGTAATACTCAAAATCATCATGGAGGTACGCTCCGTTACCAAAAAAGAATTTACTGTAATACAACTCTTCTCCCAAAGAGAGACTCAAAAAATCATCAAAAAATGATGTGGTCAATTCCACTGGTACCTTAAGCTCTGCCTGACGTAGTGTCGTACCTTTTTCTCTATCAAAATTGTTGATACGGAGATCTGCACTATAGGTGAGATTATTCCATATAAAATGACTTAAGTATTTATGTAGTTGCAAGGAAGGGAGAATTTGCAGAGTATCACTGTTATCCTCTTTTCTCGTATCGATAAAATATTTAGCGTTGACCCCTGTATAGTAGTCATTGTTATAGAGAAAATAGTTCACTCTGGATTCTTGTAAAGGCACAAGTCCAAAATGTCTCAAATGGCTCTGCTGCAGGTTCAGGTAATCGATGTCATTCAGATAGGTCGTATTGATATAGAGACCATCTGTGAATCCGGTAGGTAATGTATTAGAAAATACTTGAGAAGATTCATAGTTGAACTCTACCCCATAGTGACTATCATTGGGAAGATAGTTGTTGTCTATATACTCTGTCTTATCTTTGAAATACCCTACCCTTAACTTTCCGGATGAATAGGCAGAGTCAACAAAACGAAACGTACTATACATCCCTATACTTCTTGCTGTTCTGATTTGAGGGTTAACCTCCAGGTCCATACTTGGAGAAATAGCCCAATAGATAGGCTGTTCATAAAGAAAGCCCTCATTGGATGAATATCCAAATGCAGGGAAGAGAAGACCTGAACTTCTTTCTCTATCGGTGGAAAAAGCCAAATACGGCGTGTAGAACATCGGAATATCCCATAAATATACCTTTGCTCCATAGATCTTTATATAGTTTGCATCACTGTCATATAATGCATCTGAGAAAGCCATTTTCCATAAAGGATCTGCAATATCGCAACTTGAGATCAGAGATGCACCCAGTGTA is a genomic window of Sulfurovum sp. XGS-02 containing:
- a CDS encoding CDC27 family protein, whose translation is MKRILVLIPLYCMTFLNANVVNDSVDHVKEEFTEYRVYPRLQKADNYIAEGKIKEAKELLLKVLEIDPKNAKAGSRVVGLCMQDKDFECAEKYVGFIESPTYVKYYQGYISFQLKEYDKALKAAASIEDPTALKKSEQELNNHIILRSAIMSENKEAAHTYLKKIFHPKYNASSCPSESLEIIYLLFTHKLFDEAFVETRFYLDHCKSQKIPDEKLAIWSDLLRKENRFDQEARIIAYMEDVDLKNEHTLSMYLKSGDETKAIETMETIYQADPSDKNKVRLLYLYENAKMQDKIITLYGEVYELKKNPEDLKKVLYLNKEPMQQYQLLEKYYPYAGLTDEEKFNFSVSLIKFYKEEKKVTQILSIVDDLTHLETLTNKQKLYLSHQYSENHQDQKAIALMKALYQSDPRPQYKERLEYLRNRNIIPKKPQPKIVQKKPQVKPKPTREDKLRSETQMAYDLIHQKKYDEAVIHLNNVLKYEPNNPVRYEQLGQAYYAQEKYAPAAKAFGKAASLSPKSGYYESLGYCYIKLKKKKNAIENFKKSIDIVKKEEPENIDKLYQLKYSVAELDRKFFGYLTYGMRLDSYNNTRGISPILSANYGGFSALELHYKPEIFNDYATVYAKVLAGVRDQSLAIRSETWQPSIGVRFQPLEDERLYFFIEKFFKGGDESRDDTMLRASWEHFDGYDFYPTKTEYPWKHLYMDSVYYLDNGTYSLYANYEHGYVWKSGYQDAWMPYLCTSAGYTNDNGPKEALKRFDVGAGISYLFWRNEREYKSHQYTGRTRLEYRHQYAGDPEDDHALRLMLEFFF
- a CDS encoding DUF2334 domain-containing protein, with the protein product MKRLIKFGTLLMFVLFFVSCGGGGGGGTPTTPSTDPDPIALPLPSNNPPEQNVLILYDTAGPYGVQGKTNAILLENLLGHFDLNITSKPADQYIANEMVDENITTVFYLGTTFDVLGYHANGSNEYNSYMNFYKDTATQNKTIVWINYNLDLLETEWDANVTNWGVGTFEESTGFTSFGIETNYNRVWYKDTELYKGIIPFATPGADTTNCYDEGNNTYACALELNTIFISENNTLASIYAETNSTFDLAVSTEPYITQGGNFWFIGDIPFSYMSEEDRYLAFADLLHDMLGIDHIESHKAIMRLEDVNSKTELSDLIAIADYMQSQNTPFNVATIPQYEDPFGVYNNNLTTTIKLYESPIGEKLKEYYFDRRIDIVQHGFTHQLYDYINPYNGVTAEDFEFMIVTDVNNDGNYTYEGPSENDDGLWAKQRILDGKAILDAVGIQAFAWEAPHYMAGPNHYRAIKDIYPIQYSRLIYYPDESDKSKFVGQFYPYVIRKDTYGYYVIPENIHNIEDTPNEGYRTITSADIIHFSKKLKVVRDGVASFYYHPYLGTDELSKIIPGLQSEGYTFVRATELVE
- a CDS encoding glycoside hydrolase family 26 protein; the encoded protein is MFRLFKLPTVICCLAVILQTGYGNEPYKQTKAAWITDALNSLSSGRYPKVKAVAWWHENFDETRLRLDSSKESLLAYQEGIAPSNFISQAQIISKKLQLPPLGAIYHAANPDFGGTEDNVTSERIKRFEVLAQKKIVWAYFSNNWYDTIKFPLSEVKIIHESGKLPFIRLMPRSDFNEGGPDPLYTMQKIIDGKFDKALSEWAMDAKKIGIPLLVEFGTEVNGDWFPWNGSYNGGGIKDIYGDKNKADGPERFRDAYRHIIDLFRSHGVDNITWFFHVNASSYPEEPWNEIRQYYPGDTYIDWIGISVYGVQSKGETYYSFVEIMDTIYPIILKVSDKPIAILEWGMTEI
- a CDS encoding polyribonucleotide nucleotidyltransferase, whose product is MKEQIIEINANSLEEKYEVNKIAKQASGAVMYRQGKAVLIAAVAVDEKAVDEDFLPLTVQYMEKSYAAAKIPGGFIKRETKPGDFETLTSRIVDRSLRPLFPKGFHYPVTITVMVVSADSEVDMQVAALHAANAALYVSDIPVTTSIAAVRVGTDGDDIIINPTLTQQSESELDLLVVGSGKDVVMIEMRTLATENEEGQSANEFDESALVDVIAMAAEAIDTATTAYVDAFTPIVREPLNLPLAEEKVDASLYAMIEKNYAVDVEKAISHMAKSERSTELKKVRTKIMEALEADGIEADKELVSKVLERYKKTVVRAMILDKNIRADGRALDEVRPISIETNLLPSVHGSCLFTRGQTQALVTVTLGDKKDAQMYELITDKNVQSENFMVHYNFPGYSVGEAKFIGAPGRRELGHGNLAKRALEPSLDLNYDGSIRLVSEILESNGSSSMATICGGALAMRAAEVNTTALVAGIAMGLVSEGGKYAVLTDIMGLEDHDGDMDFKVAGTTKGITALQMDIKLGGIDLTVLKDALQKASQGKKHILGLMEEAEKNIVSSEALPSTEHFTVHPSKIVDIIGKAGATIREIIEKFEVSVDLDRDVGGVKISGEDKVKVADAKAHIEEIASTPVKKQMEYKVGESYEGKVKKIVDFGIFVEMPDGFDALLHISKVAKERVNNLAERYNEGDTITVVVMEQKGKKVELATPEFLA
- a CDS encoding phosphoribosyltransferase, with the translated sequence MPSDSNPNAYFENREDASKQLIDTLPIELFSKNETVVIGVSEGGVYFADKIAKAINAQMDILLAEPILAPNNPELAIAMVSETEEVVIHKALVDAFEINEDYVYGEAHRKYEEEVLSYVYKYRKGKDLISLKGKYVILADECIETGLTMMVALKSVIARGAKNIFIATPILDKGVYQNLLTVCDGVFCPYKIQDYISIEYYYKDFERLNFEEISSMVHDQQVKTKEAE
- a CDS encoding DnaJ domain-containing protein, which produces MNINPKDEIEKALEILHLPKLISKADIKKQYHFLAKKNHPDLGGEVENMEQLNHAYKLLMKYIEEFRYTFDEEEISKQFPGADYAQRFKP
- a CDS encoding LPS-assembly protein LptD translates to MTKNLFFFLVAIIAGVQILSAASDKSKIEITAKHVDAADNIVEAKDHVVVYYEDSVIKAASAHFDKSTKVLVIDGEIEMLGYNGSKVHTDHIEIHTDTKEVTFDELFLIGKNDVWIFSDDAHKDEGNYTLGASLISSCDIADPLWKMAFSDALYDSDANYIKIYGAKVYLWDIPMFYTPYLAFSTDRERSSGLLFPAFGYSSNEGFLYEQPIYWAISPSMDLEVNPQIRTARSIGMYSTFRFVDSAYSSGKLRVGYFKDKTEYIDNNYLPNDSHYGVEFNYESSQVFSNTLPTGFTDGLYINTTYLNDIDYLNLQQSHLRHFGLVPLQESRVNYFLYNNDYYTGVNAKYFIDTRKEDNSDTLQILPSLQLHKYLSHFIWNNLTYSADLRINNFDREKGTTLRQAELKVPVELTTSFFDDFLSLSLGEELYYSKFFFGNGAYLHDDFEYYSNIHKVKLFTDLTKKYDGFIHVLQPSLAYIRPGNEYKSPSLSALDVDQTALFTVGLPEEHYAFNLSQYFYDEMMNLKFFQRLTQTYYLDRNYELADLSNEMRYNWNQWSLYNDVTYSHEYGRIRESASRVSLNEEDYHFSLGHTYKKILPDVPTYITGNIDANELYFYFGYTFNEQVKFNGGLTYDVDDASSKQWRFGGSYHRDCWNATASVRQDIVPRPTGYTLDTTFYLQLNFIPFGTVGTE